A genomic stretch from Eptesicus fuscus isolate TK198812 chromosome 15, DD_ASM_mEF_20220401, whole genome shotgun sequence includes:
- the CDKN2B gene encoding cyclin-dependent kinase 4 inhibitor B, with translation MWEEEKVKLGGSGSDAGLASAAARGQVETVRQLLQAGADPNGVNGFGRRPIQVMMMGCTRVAELLLTHGADPNCADPATLTRPVHDAAREGFLDTLVALHRAGARLDVRDAWGRLPADLAEERGHRDLVGYLCATAGD, from the exons ATGTGGGAAGAAGAGAAGGTCAAGCTCGGAGGTAGCGGCAGCGATGCGGGTCTGGCCAGCGCCGCGGCGCGGGGGCAAGTGGAGACTGTGCGGCAGCTCCTGCAGGCCGGCGCCGATCCCAACGGAGTCAACGGCTTCGGGAGGCGCCCGATCCAG GTCATGATGATGGGCTGCACCCGCGTGGCCGAGCTGCTGCTGACCCACGGCGCGGACCCCAACTGCGCGGACCCCGCCACCCTCACGCGGCCCGTGCACGACGCCGCCCGGGAGGGCTTCCTGGACACGCTGGTGGCGCTGCACCGAGCCGGGGCGCGGCTGGACGTGCGCGATGCCTGGGGCCGCCTGCCCGCGGACCTGGCTGAGGAGCGCGGCCACCGGGACCTCGTCGGGTACCTGTGCGCCACCGCGGGGGACTGA